One Bacteroidales bacterium genomic window, AGGTAAAATTATTGAACTTGAGAAAGAAATTGCAGAGTATAAAGCTAAACTAAAACTATCGGAGCAAGAGATAGAACAGGTACAAACACAATGGGAAGTGGAACTAAAGGAAAAAGAAGAAAAGTTAAAGATTTTTGAAGAGGAACTGAAGATTTATAAACAGGATAAGAATATTGAAAACATTGAGAATATTTTATTTAAAGACAATGAGGAAAAACTAGATGCTGTTAACTATTTTGATTTAGCTTATGAAGAAAAAAATATTGATAAAAAAATACTTCTTTACACAAAAGCAATTGATTTAGATAAGAATTATGCTTTGGCTTATAATAATCGTGGAAATGCATATTCAGGTAAAGGGGATTCTGATAAAGCAATATCAGACTACAATAAAGCTATTGAATTAGATAGTAATAATGCTAGTGCTTATAATAATCGTGGAGTTGCATATAAAGAAAAAGGGGATTTCGAAAAAGCAATATCAGACTACAATAAAGCTATTGAATTAGATAATAATAAAGCTAGTGCTTATAATAATCGTGGAGTTGCATATAAAGAGAAAGGGGATTTCGAAAAAGCAATATCAGACTACAATAAAGCTATTGAATTAGATAGTAATAATGCTATGGCTTATAATAATCGTGGAAATGCATATTCAGGTAAAGGGGATTTTGAAAAAGCAATATCAGATTACAATAAAGCTATTGAATTAGATAATAATTCTGCTGGGGCATATTATAATCGTGGAGCTACATATGGGGAAAAAGGGGATTTTGAAAAAGCAATATCAGACTACAATAAAGCTATTGAATTAGATAAAAACTATATAGAACCCTATCTCAATTTAAAGGAATCATACATCACTATCAATGAATATGAGAATTCCTTAAAGGTAATCTATGCCGAAATTGAGTCTAATGATTACGAAATAATTTATAACCTCTTGGAATACGCTGCTAAAGTTCTGCTCGGTTTAGAATGCACTCTCGAGCATAAAAAAGTTATTTCATTATTAGGATCAAAACCAAAATTAGATTGGTCTTTTAAACAACTTGAAGAATGGCTAGTCTCCCTGCCCGCCAGCGATTCAAAAAAGGAAATTGTGGAATTAATTGAAATGGTAAAAAATTGTGGCAAATAATACATAAAAAAACTCTGACAGGGTTTTAAACCCTGTCAGAGTTACGTAAGAAATATAGGTTTATATCCCCAACTCCATCTGCGTGGCAGATGCGGAATCATCATTATTATCCTCCCCATTCTCCTCAAAATCACCCTCCTCTTCATCCTCTGATGGGGGTAGCTCTTTTTGGAGTGGTTCAATAAAGGTAATAGCCTTAACCTCGTTGGTGGTTAGGCGTTTT contains:
- a CDS encoding tetratricopeptide repeat protein; translated protein: MKCSIVGGKCQHNIGKKDKFIFVIMPFKDEFNNVYDSIERAAKDIGYDCEKANEKYTENSIWCDRICKNIQKAQYVIADTTEKNPNVFYELGFAQALDNTHPIIITQNVKDVPFDIAPINLIEYKVNNLKELRLKIKDAIETIAKEVPPVTSRTPEETIAELRKQLIDEENRSKGFKEELKESEEKEKKLRGIINEHEAIKADPEGQFKGKIIELEKEIAEYKAKLKLSEQEIEQVQTQWEVELKEKEEKLKIFEEELKIYKQDKNIENIENILFKDNEEKLDAVNYFDLAYEEKNIDKKILLYTKAIDLDKNYALAYNNRGNAYSGKGDSDKAISDYNKAIELDSNNASAYNNRGVAYKEKGDFEKAISDYNKAIELDNNKASAYNNRGVAYKEKGDFEKAISDYNKAIELDSNNAMAYNNRGNAYSGKGDFEKAISDYNKAIELDNNSAGAYYNRGATYGEKGDFEKAISDYNKAIELDKNYIEPYLNLKESYITINEYENSLKVIYAEIESNDYEIIYNLLEYAAKVLLGLECTLEHKKVISLLGSKPKLDWSFKQLEEWLVSLPASDSKKEIVELIEMVKNCGK